DNA from Roseimicrobium sp. ORNL1:
TGGAAGATGACCGAGCCCGGTCCGAGCTTCGTCCAGGTGCCATTCACCAGGGATTCCACGGTACCTTCCTTGATGATGAGAAGTTCTTCATCCGGGTGCTGGTGCGGCGCGTGCGCCTCCTGCCCAGGATTCAGCGTGGTGATGTGGCACTCCAGCTCATCCAGCGTTGCTGTGGGCGCCTTTACCACCTTGCGAACCTCCCCTTTCGCCGTCTGCTTCACCGGAAGCTTGGTCCAGTCAAAGACGGTAGAGCCCATGACTTGGGAAATCGCAGGCTCAGTCGTGGAGACAGGTGGCGCAGGTGCGGGGAGAACCGGTGCAGGAGAGTCCTGCGCCAGCGTGATAACGGCACCGAGTGCCATGCCCAACGTGGCCATGACGAGGAATCCATCGCGTCGCGTGGGCATGGTAAAACGAGTATTGAATTACTTCTTCTTCACCGGCTCCGCGTTGTACACCTTGATGTCGTCGAAACAGCCATCTTTTCCGGCCACACCGAGTTCAATCTTGGACTTGGTTTCGTGCGCGATGCCGGAGGACTTCAGGTAGGCCACGGGTTCGCCATCGATGGTGACACGCATCTCATCACCCACGGTTTCCACCACGAGATTGTACCACTTGCCGGTTTCGTACTTCGCGGGGTACGTCACCTGGCGGCCTGCCAGTGCCTTGCCCAGCTCTTCCTTTTTGCTGGGATCATTGCGCATGGCGCGGATCTCATTTTTCATGCCGCCATCACGCTCGTCGATGATGGTCACACCATTGAGACGCACCTGGGCGCGGCAGAGGTGGCCGTAGTGAGCGCCGGTGTATTTGCGGTCGTCGAATTCCACGTCGATCATCGTGGCGCCGTCGAAGCGAATCTTCGCCTCCACCACGCTGTCCTTCGTGGGAAGTTCGAGACCATGCACAGCGGCGTGTGCCGTCACCTCAGGCTTGCCATCCGCTGCGGGGATGGTCTTGTCGCGCGTCTGGGTGCCCTTCAGCACGCCATTCTCCACGGCGAAAGTGGGCACCACCTTGTGCCACTTGCTGTCCGGAGTCGCGCCCTGGAAGTCATCGGAGAACAGGAGTTCCTTTTTCACCGCGATGGGTTTGGAGGGTACCTTCGGGAGCTTGGGAGCCTTGTCCGCGGGAGCGGCGAAGGAGGCGGTAGCGAACAGAACAGAGGCGAGGATGAAGTGGCCGGGGCGAATGAGGATATGCATGATGT
Protein-coding regions in this window:
- a CDS encoding LamG domain-containing protein, which produces MHILIRPGHFILASVLFATASFAAPADKAPKLPKVPSKPIAVKKELLFSDDFQGATPDSKWHKVVPTFAVENGVLKGTQTRDKTIPAADGKPEVTAHAAVHGLELPTKDSVVEAKIRFDGATMIDVEFDDRKYTGAHYGHLCRAQVRLNGVTIIDERDGGMKNEIRAMRNDPSKKEELGKALAGRQVTYPAKYETGKWYNLVVETVGDEMRVTIDGEPVAYLKSSGIAHETKSKIELGVAGKDGCFDDIKVYNAEPVKKK
- a CDS encoding cupin domain-containing protein; translated protein: MPTRRDGFLVMATLGMALGAVITLAQDSPAPVLPAPAPPVSTTEPAISQVMGSTVFDWTKLPVKQTAKGEVRKVVKAPTATLDELECHITTLNPGQEAHAPHQHPDEELLIIKEGTVESLVNGTWTKLGPGSVIFQASNQMHSIRNAGDTPATYHVIKWNSPGMLKKKAAGRLKAPAEPEK